From Anastrepha obliqua isolate idAnaObli1 chromosome 3, idAnaObli1_1.0, whole genome shotgun sequence:
attacttaacaatcggatttgtttactatttttgcttttattaggaattttttaggaaagaaaagtttattccaaaaagtaacaaaattccATGTTATGTAAATGGGAAATACCTATATtgtgtttggggcaaggtttattctgaatattaagagctgattttgatctgacaatttttcttagacggaaaactaaaagtttagggggcgtcgcaagaaaaataatcaaattggtaaataacggacgCCCTACTGTATGTGCACCAGAATGGCACCAGcgaaatacaatttaaagaTAATTTCCATGAAACACGCAGTGCAAAAATTGACAATCCTTTCAAACGAAAAAATCTGCAAACCTTGGATTTGTCTTGGTGGAAACGTATTATTACGTATACTTGGATAATAGCAGTAATAAAAATGTCCCTTAAATAACTGTTCCTGGACTAGTTAACTAATTGATTTAACCGatctttattgatatatttttcagttatatgtaattattgtaattaaaaaatttaaatatggtaATAATATATAGCTCACatagcatacatatacattcttatattttcaacattaatatctattttttatttttgttttgttcttgtttttcaatatatggctaaacaaaatcaataacatACAAGTTGATCAACAATTTCACAAACAATCATAACGCGAATGTATGCGTTTTTAACatgacaaatacatacatatacatgtgtgtatatattgtTTATACAACGGCATAGGTGTGtggatatacgtacatacatatgtacataaatatatgcatgcacatatatgATAAATATCACAAAAGATTACATTCGGTTTTTGATTCCTTTCGAGattcaatttatttacaaatatttatttgtaggtATACTaagtgtttaattaaaattactattttacttttaaaataataatgaaattgcCATTGATTTCTAGAAAGCTAATAAGACCAAGGACATGAAGTGAATATATACTTCGCAGTTtagtaaatttgtataaattattcgagcgtaatatacacatatttttgcaTTACACACGACCTTAATggtagaaattttattaaaatatattgagtTAAAGatacaaaaactataatttcttataaatattttcacgtTTTCCGAAGCAAACCTGCATCTTTTAAGAAacctgcattttttgacttggGCAAAATTCACGTTTTTTAAATAGCagatataaatttaatatgaaagaatttttagttatttacaaatacataaatatatatgattttaACTGAATGTTCAtccaaatattttccataaataaaaaatcataaactgTCGTCCGTGCACTCTTCCATTCATCTTCTACACATACACCTCCTTCGTACCTGGCGAAGCTGGCTCAGGTGTGCGTTTCGCCAAAGTCGAGGGCGCCGACGTCCCACTTCCGCCCATACTCTCTCCTTCTCTACTCTCCAATGATACTTCACGTGCTGTTGGCGCAACCTCACTGACCCCACTGACCGGTTGTCCTGCCGAACGCACCGATGCATTCCGCTCTAGTATATATGAATCCTGTAGATTTAGATTTAAGTTGGCACTAAAACTGTTATTATGCGATATATTGCCACCACCATTCAGTGGCTTAATAGTGAGTATGGCGTTATTAGTCGCCAGAAATtcaccgccaccgccaccggCATTGGCATTGCCTGGTGATCCATTGCTGCCATTGTAACTGTGGGTTACATCCATATTTTCATTGCCACTGAAATCGTTGATGGAGCGCATCGATGGGGTGCGCTGTATGGCCAACGAGACGGGAATTGTGGTGATGAGATCGTTGGCATCATAACCACTGGCGGTGGTGGTGATGGTCGGCACTTGCGTTGTACCGATAGGCATAATATTTAGGGTGCCAGCGGGCATTGTTTCCGCTGAACTGGTGGTAACTGTGAATGGGAAGGAGAGCGTTGTAATGTTGGTGGTGGCTGGCGTCGTTGCTGCAATATcgtgaaagaaagaaaaaagtacaaattATTTTCTACCTTGACGGATTATACATGAGAAGTGACGTACGTGAGGCAATGCCAAAGTTGACATCCTTCATATTGGACGGCAATATGGCTTGCGCCAGCGCCGTTGTCGACGGATGCCCTGGAATCAGAGTGTTATTCGAGGATGAGCTATCCATTTCTTTAATGGGCGATAACAAAAGTGTGCCCAAAACGGGTCCATCCTGATTGTTGGTGCTCGTGTACGGATACATGGAAGTTTGTGTGCTCAATTGTGGTGCCATAATCACGGTTTTCGTGGCTATGGGTGCAATTAAATTTTGAGTTTGTGCTATAATAAAATGCGTATAATTATTGAACTTACCATTCAAATCTTTTTCGCTAGATTCTTTGGTAACATCCGGCGTGGGGATGCGTGGACGTGTTTTGGGAACGTTCGCATTCATACCGTTCAGCTTGgaatctgattaaaattgtgtgTGGATTGAGAGAAGttagaaaaattaatgattGCAAATTAAATAGTTGTGCGAAAAGGTTAACAAATTATCGAATATTGAAGGCTTGGAAATGGAAAGACTAGACGAGGAAGATTGTAGTCAAAAAGTTAATATGGATATAAGAAACATGAGAGTAAgtagaattttttgtatttaatgcaTATCTTCTTATTTCACACCGATCATGAGATTTATGtatgttttaaataaacatgttcacggttttagtttgtttgtgagaggcataaataagacaaatgttttgcgtgttcagcgagtttctgctatcgaaaaaaatggatcacacaagttgcataaaattgtgtgtaaaaaatggaataaagtgCTCAAAAATACGTGAAGTGTTGACAGTGGTTTACGGTGAGAGTAGtctgagtaaaaaaaatgtttacaagtggtactagcttttcacagaaggtcgaaaAAATGTGAATGACGAAGCTCGCTCTGGACGACCCAGCACACCAACAAccaatgaaaatgttgagaaagtgaagaaaattgttatagagtatcgtcgaatcacaattagagaggtttctgaggatgtcggcatatcgctTGTCTCATACCATGCAATATTTTGggaatttcagaaattttggaCATGAAGtatgtggcagcgaagttcatTACAAAATTACTGAGTTtagaccaaaaacaacgtcgcatgagcatcgctcaggaattgttgaatttaAAGGGTCACAACTTGGTAACTGGGTAACATGGGTAtctggttatgacatcgaaaacCTTTGTTTTCGTCGTCTACATTGGAAGAGTCGAGGAGAGCCAAAACCAGAAAAAGCACGCCAAATTCGATCAaattaccatggcgtagtgcacAAGGTCGTACAATAAATAAGGAAGttgaagttatgcgccgtttgcttgaagcaatacgaaagaatcgcccggaattgtggaaaaaaatgaatgatttgtgcatcatgataatgcacctgctcactcatctttgtttgtgagagattatttggccaaaaacaacacactaatgatgccacagccaccgtattcacaaGATTTGGCACACCGTGACTTTTCCTGTTTCCGAGATTAAAGAGATCCATGAAAAGACGGAATTTTTCGGCTATTGatgagataaaaaccgaatcgatgagagagctcaaggataTACTAAAAAGTggatatcagaactgcttcgagatTGGAAAAAACCCTGGCAAAAGTGTATAATGTCtgaggggactactttgaagcaGATACAATAGAGATtgatgcataaatatatatttttccagaaaaattaaaattcaccttGCTTTTTGAATACACCTCGTATCACATTGCACATCTATTTACTTGacgagtgtcaaatatgacataAAGAAAGGTACCGTCTCGGAATTATTTCCTACTGACATcaaggcgtcacttttgaaagaccctttataaccGGCACTgtttacaagaaaacaaaaggCTTTCTAAATTCCATATTGAAAGTCTATCGACAGAACACATGATCGACAAGATTTTTGGAAAAGTTTGTGTTACCCACATTCGATTCTAAAATATGCGATACAAATTTGTCAGCACGTAAAGTCATGgcattattcaaatattttttaaaaaattggattttctgCTAGGTGATTTGGTTGAATGATTACCATTTTTTTAACACTGTGCAACTGAGTACGTTTCCTCCATCACGGCAAAGTGTTTTCGCTTTTCGTGAAAcgctcatatatacatacaaatgtatgtatgaatggcTTACATTTTAAAAAACCTTAGAAGATCCACTAATTCCACAATACTGATATCTTCTAACTCATTTGATAATAGTCTATCCAAAGTGACGAGTCTTCATTTGGACAAGGGAGAACAGTGACACAGAAGGCGTTGAGTCACTTGTTGCTCTTTTTCATCTTGAAAGTTTCATGTGTCTGCGCGCCTAGCCTCTGGGCGTGTCATCCCATTAGACAGTGCCCCACTATAGtagaaatcagtgtgctaagactatgcttattttggctcAGCTAAGATTTTCAGTATTTAGCATTGAAAATCTGATACATAACAATGTGGAATTATACAGGTGGGTTCactacgccatctttcattcgctattcTTACATGTTAGTGTCTTATTCTATGTACTCCTTGAGCAGTTTGTTGCCGACTCTCGTTAGTTCATCTGCCCTACAATACCCTTCGATATCGCAGTGGCCATGAGCCCATATTACATTTAGGCGAAataactcagccatctcgttaagagatgtgcggcatttcatggctaccttagagGTAGTCGACTGCTATGTGagagattttatcgccgcctggctgtcagtgaaaatgtagatatttatCATCTAACACACcctcacgtacatacatattacatgTTTGTAATTCCACAACTTACTTTGCTTGATAAGCTGCTTTTGAGCACGTTGCGATTTGCGATTTACAAATTTGCCATAAAAACTTGGCTTCGATTGCATTTGCGTTGGTTGGccgtgctgctgctgctgcgcctgttgttgctgttgctgtagtATGTTGACTGGTATGCCCGATTCTGGGCTGGAGTAAACTGAATTTAGACGATTGCGATTAAACGCCATGCCGCTCGATGAATAGGCGGTGGATTGGCTACGTATGGAACCCATGCGTGAGAGCTGACGTACAAGCCAATTATTTTTGCGCCGCTCCACCATGGGTGTATCAACGCTCTCCTGCAATTATTACCAAACAGTTAGGGTActtcaaattataaaaacaaacaatgaaaaatttctttactAACATAATCTGCGTAAACATCATCGACGAGTCCACGTTTCCCACCACCTGGCACAATATTCGCATACATGGCATCCTCCTTCTTCACTTTGTAATTTTCTGCTGAACCTTTGGGCTCTTCACGCCTATAATGCTCTGAGGCGACGGTGTATGGCAATTCCTTTGGCACCACGCATTCCCAATACTGGTCGCGCAGTAATTCAGGATGCTCCTCGTGCATCTCATCGACAATCATATAGGCAGCCTGGAATAAAGTTAAAATACGGTCAGATCGAAATTTATTGTTAAGCATAGAAAATTATGCTTCAATTATTAAGGTTTTATTGACATGGGTAAGCACtttctttgaaagtggtgtaagtccattttcacaaaaaattatttaatgataaaaatgaatacaatttactatgaattttttatttataaactttttccaaaacaaatctGTTAAAAATTTCATAGTTTTTCACGGAATTTCGATTTTCCCCACTTATTATTGAACATAAAACCATGCAGGGGTATCCAAGAAATTGCTTCTTGTTGATTGAAGCATTTAGAAAATGGAACCATACAACAACATGTTACAGCGATATGTGGActggaaaaaatagaaatttgataTTGGcgttaattaagtttaaagtttttcaatcccccaagaaaatataaaaactttattttgcttGAAATAAAACATGTTGATTTTGCTTCTAAAAAATCCTTAACAGATGTTAAGAAGGGGAAAATATTAATGGCGAAAAAGTAAATT
This genomic window contains:
- the LOC129240784 gene encoding uncharacterized protein LOC129240784 isoform X1 — its product is MTVSYAGEVPNGSNFGCFWRILWKWRGSVYKLVWRELIAYLCLYYTINLVYRLVLNEQQQIIFTKVRIYFGQQGESIPMSFVLGFYVNKVVQRWWEQYRLLPWPDTLALFISAAIPNSTGGVNNETGRLMRRNIMRYMVLAYVITLQRISLRVKRRFPTTQHLVDAGLMHVSESKIFDALNAKSPMSKYWMPLVWATNIINRARKEGLIASDHIVQTILMELSDIRRRLGGLIGYDTVCVPLVYTQVVTLVLYTYFIAALVGRQMLPNMPDAKDPDLYFPLFTVLQFVFYVGWLKVAEVLINPFGEDDDDIELNWLIDRHIKAAYMIVDEMHEEHPELLRDQYWECVVPKELPYTVASEHYRREEPKGSAENYKVKKEDAMYANIVPGGGKRGLVDDVYADYESVDTPMVERRKNNWLVRQLSRMGSIRSQSTAYSSSGMAFNRNRLNSVYSSPESGIPVNILQQQQQQAQQQQHGQPTQMQSKPSFYGKFVNRKSQRAQKQLIKQNSKLNGMNANVPKTRPRIPTPDVTKESSEKDLNATKTVIMAPQLSTQTSMYPYTSTNNQDGPVLGTLLLSPIKEMDSSSSNNTLIPGHPSTTALAQAILPSNMKDVNFGIASPTTPATTNITTLSFPFTVTTSSAETMPAGTLNIMPIGTTQVPTITTTASGYDANDLITTIPVSLAIQRTPSMRSINDFSGNENMDVTHSYNGSNGSPGNANAGGGGGEFLATNNAILTIKPLNGGGNISHNNSFSANLNLNLQDSYILERNASVRSAGQPVSGVSEVAPTAREVSLESREGESMGGSGTSAPSTLAKRTPEPASPGTKEVYV
- the LOC129240784 gene encoding bestrophin-2-like isoform X2 — encoded protein: MTVSYAGEVPNGSNFGCFWRILWKWRGSVYKLVWRELIAYLCLYYTINLVYRLVLNEQQQIIFTKVRIYFGQQGESIPMSFVLGFYVNKVVQRWWEQYRLLPWPDTLALFISAAIPNSTGGVNNETGRLMRRNIMRYMVLAYVITLQRISLRVKRRFPTTQHLVDAGLMHVSESKIFDALNAKSPMSKYWMPLVWATNIINRARKEGLIASDHIVQTILMELSDIRRRLGGLIGYDTVCVPLVYTQVVTLVLYTYFIAALVGRQMLPNMPDAKDPDLYFPLFTVLQFVFYVGWLKVAEVLINPFGEDDDDIELNWLIDRHIKAAYMIVDEMHEEHPELLRDQYWECVVPKELPYTVASEHYRREEPKGSAENYKVKKEDAMYANIVPGGGKRGLVDDVYADYESVDTPMVERRKNNWLVRQLSRMGSIRSQSTAYSSSGMAFNRNRLNSVYSSPESGIPVNILQQQQQQAQQQQHGQPTQMQSKPSFYGKFVNRKSQRAQKQLIKQNSKLNGMNANVPKTRPRIPTPDVTKESSEKDLNGHPSTTALAQAILPSNMKDVNFGIASPTTPATTNITTLSFPFTVTTSSAETMPAGTLNIMPIGTTQVPTITTTASGYDANDLITTIPVSLAIQRTPSMRSINDFSGNENMDVTHSYNGSNGSPGNANAGGGGGEFLATNNAILTIKPLNGGGNISHNNSFSANLNLNLQDSYILERNASVRSAGQPVSGVSEVAPTAREVSLESREGESMGGSGTSAPSTLAKRTPEPASPGTKEVYV